Genomic segment of Hylaeus volcanicus isolate JK05 chromosome 6, UHH_iyHylVolc1.0_haploid, whole genome shotgun sequence:
TCGAGGCATCCTATGTactgaaatttataataaagaaagtaaacttttatttccattGAAATTCATGTTTCTATCACAGATTATTAAGTTTtacaataagaaattaaaaacttaccTTAACGGTATAAGTAATTCCTTCTTTGCTCACTAACTGATCGGGGTGTAACCATCCTCTGGCTGGTTTACTTATGAAACTACTACCTCCTGTTGccatttctaaattctatgcACATATGTATAactgtaacattattttatagaacTCTAACTGTAgttttgaaagaattaaaagcagatgttttttattttaggcaGTTTCACTTATGCCTGTCAAGTAtgttataaattgtatacgtacttagaaacaaaattacgatatatttttaattaaattacacagATCTATTAGTTCTGTTGAGATTCCTTTACAATTTATAGTCGTGTTGAAAAGAATTTGATAGCTGTCATTCGTTACATAACGTCGGCAACGTTATTTACTTCTAAAGTTCAGCAAAAAATGTTGTGACAATGACAAAGGTGGATGAACGATTAAAATATCTCATTATCTGTacaaagacaattttttattatcgtatCTACGTATGATTTACCAGGAAATGAGATCACACCTCACAGACAATTACTAGGATCGTACGTCTACAATCCAGATATACTTGCTGGATCTGTTGATCATTTCAGAGGAATCTTTTGATCACTTCGAACAAAGTCACACCACGTTAAATGtgcattttgtattttcagtCACACCACgaatacgaaaatattcggtGTTTTACAGAATTCCATGAAAACGATAAAGACCAAACGGGAACTATCGATAATGTAATTGCGTTCCCTTTCTCACCGACTGTAACAACCGACCATTTTTCTTTAGTTGTTGAATTATTACGTTGGTGCACAtgagattttttttctaaaaacacGAATTTCAATCATGCGGGTCGATTCTGTAATTCAAGTGAGCTCACTCACTTCTGGCATTTTCATCTGAGCACATCTGAGTCacgaaataatattaggttAGGTTACTTGGTTGATAAATGGCGACGACCAATCAGAATCGGACTATTTATTTCGTGATTGATTAGAGGGTCTCTATATAAAATTCGTAGACGTATACGTCTatggtaaaattattttgtggCTCTATCTACAGTTAAAGACTAAACTTTATGTTGGTGGCAATATACCACAGGAAACGAGACGGTGACCGCGAAAtgtgaaatgtatttatttataagtgaACAAGAACACCGTGAAAACCTTATTTTACGTGTGTTCCGATTTTTAAGATAACGATGAGCTGGGAAATCAGCTGTGCCGATATGTGTCGTGCGTGCATGAAGGTCGACGGCGTTCTTCTTCCTATGTACGATGACGACACTATCAGTCAAAAAAATTTACCCGATAAGCTTGCCGAACTTACATCAATACAGGTCAGGAACAACgcgttatttatattttacacttaTATTTCCTCCTTGAAGTAAATGATCGCTTACGACCTATAATTATGTGACTGTTTTGAACATAACCTCTAAATGTTATCTGTACGGGATTCGTTTATtagatataattattatatgtttcattactctaaaattatatgtaaggataatgtttaaattaattactataattCACTTTTATACATGTAGCACATGTTCTACTTAGGTGTACGTTGTACTGTTTTCAAGTTGTCAATtaagtaagaaaataattaaagaacacATATCTAGAGACAATTTAAAgtaatgaaacaaataaatacaatagttTTTTATGAGCATATTCCTTTCaaaggaatatttactattttatagtatttttGAGATAAGTATGtaaccttaaaataaaatgaaagctaatttggaaaattctaaTTGTTGGAATAATTGTCAGAAATGAATAAtccagaattaaataaattttaaacaaagtttgtcttactatttaatattatataattgatatgTTATATAGTTAAATCATTTCTCCATTTCGTTTTAAATggtttgatttcttttttccatagATTGACAGATTCGATGGTTTACCAAATATGCTTTGTGCAAAATGTGCGTATCGTACAGATGCATTTTATGACTTTAAGCTGCAAGTTCAAGCTACTGAAAAAAAACTTCGTAAGATGTTTGAAACTCAAATGCGTTGGACCATCAAGGTAACATGTAACTAtacacttttattatattatagtttttacaattacataattctcattaattttatttgtctttaatcctgtaattttttagtatacctttctcctccttttctttattttttctcatGTCAAATAATTGTCTTGCTATGAATTATcatcataataaattacttctttaatgttttaaatccTTGCAATGGGATAATGtgctataaatattaaaaaacttttgagtCAGAGttgtaaatgaattaaaaaatcacaTACTTTAAAATCTCTTAGGTACATATTTTACGCTTCTGTTTACCTTAATAGCTTAGTAACAATTGATACGAAGTTTAATGATTGCCTACTTCAGATACTCAAGaaagattattttcattatggCTACTTTGTATTAACTTTCAGGAAGAGGTAATGGGTAATGATGTAGAGCAAATCTATATGGAACAGTCAAATGAGTTGTCAGAGGTAAAACTGTTAAATGACAAACAGAATTTAAAGTCTATGAATGGTGTAGATAGTTCAGAAGAATTTTTACCTGAAGAAAGTAGTATAACGGTTAAAGGAGAACATGTATTAGAAATTGATGTATCTGAACTAGTGGAAGGAAATTCTGAATTTAATAAGGATGATATATCTGATCTGGgaggtattttcatttcaaaaattccaaGGGAAGAAGTTGATCAGAACAAACGGATAAAGGATGAAATAcccaatgaaatttcaaaaattttggaGTCCGAACACTTAGATTATACGATAATGTATATAccagaagaaaatgtttccttGGAGCACGTGAATGTTGATAATGTGCTTTCTGGCGAAACAGAGGCTGCCATTAaactagaaaataataaaaaaatctttgaAGTTAATTGTGAGGACGAAGTTTTGAATGAATTAGTGGACAATGAAGAATTCATAAGTACTGACTACATTGAAAAAACTGACGATACAGAAGTCATCAAAGTATGTAATGACAAAAGGTCATGgaagaaaagggaaaaagtAAATGGAAGAAACAAATCAAAGGTATCACTGAAATCGAACCAACAAGAGGAAGGCAGCGAcgattctgattctgattattttgttgatcCGAAAGACAATATACTGGGCAGTTTGAACGATACAATAACAAGAATAAAGGAGATCAAACTCGAAGATAACACGATCCAGTACCAGTGTACGTTGTGCTTGCAAAATTACGACAAGTTAACTGGTGTCTTATTACACACTATAGATAATCATGTACCAAGCAGCGGACCATTTTTTTGCGTCGTATGCGAGAAAGATTGCGAAAGTCACAGAGAATTACGGGCACACGTGAAGACGCATACGGGCCAGTTTCCGTATTCTTGTTTCATATGTAATAAAGCTTACACTAtgaaaagatatttaaagaGGCACATGGTGTGCCATACAGATTTTCCGAGACACCGGTGTCCGAAATGTGGACTCAGATTCAAAGTTAAATCCGAACTGGAATCTCATATAACGACACACATACGCGGCGCGCCTTATGCTTGCAGTCAGTGTCCACGATTGTTTAATCACAAAGGTAATTATAAACGACATTTAATTACCCACTTGGATCCGCAAGGTCTTCATCTACCCAAATATCCCTGCAAAGTTTGTGGAAAGAGATTTCCGAATAATCGTACCTTAGAAACACATATGCGTGTTCATACTGGCGAGAAACCGTTCAAATGCGAAGTTTGTGGAAGATCGTTTTCGCAACAAGGCAATTTATTGAATCACGTGAGGATCCATTCGAATCCACGAAGTTACACGTGTGAAGTATGTGGGAAACGATTCAATCAAAGGGCAACTTTAAGAGATCATAGTCTTTTGCACACGGGAGAAAAGCCGTATATTTGTAACGTTTGTGGAATATCATTTACATTCAGTGCTGCTTTAAGACGTCACATGTGGACGCACACTGGTGGGAAACCGTTTGGatgtgaaatttgtaatgctcgtttcgttggaaaataCGATTTAAGAAGACATATGACGATACATACCGATAGGCCTAGGGTAAAGCGAAGGAAAAATCCGAACAAGTCGAACGATGCACAAGAGAAAGTTAAAGAAGAAAACCTTGCTATTCCTGAGCATCCTGACACAGAGACCGTTTTAATCGAAGAGGTTCTCTTAACTCAAGATGTTACACAAGTTGTTCGACAACAAGAGTctgagaaagaaaatgttgatgcgctttttaatttaatacagtATGGTTAAGGATATTTGTCTTTTTGCACTTCATCTCATGCACATCACCACCGACTTGACGTGCTcatcaatttttgaataaatgaataatgaatttgtttatagaGTTAGcattgaaattacaaaatgcgtGATTACCTAAAATATGTCAATagtaagaataaattaatttattttcaacaatattatataaattttgccAAGTCagtgtatgtaaaatattagaaatcaTTTGTCAGTCATTTGTTAACgaggaatatttaataacttttataaaatttcataaacttCTAAAATGGTCAGAAATAAAAGGCACGTATTGTGTTTTTCAATTCAAAGTATTTTCTTGAACATATAATTGGAGCAAGAATGTTAAGTAATtttcgtgtaaaaatatttgtacacttttaaaatgtgaaatagttattaacgtatttaatttttctcgagttattagaaattttatagtcgTTTTTCACAACAACGAACGTTTCGATACAatgtacattaataaaataagtataacCACGTTtatgataaaatgaaaaatttataatatacatatgtacaataaaattctagtgtatatacttataacaaaaaagttaatttaaatatgcgtgcgtgtcttttatttttaatttggatTAATACGAAgaagttttatgaaatttatagagaaagaaagattttatagatatttttttagtaaaataaaatccattaTGATAGCCCATTCTAATTTCAATCTTTGCTTTTCATGATTCTTTCATTACGCACgtaattgaaatatgtattactTGCTCGATAACGTCTTTAAACTCATGATTGCTCAAATATgtcgataattaatattttggtTTTTCTTTATCGCAATACTgagaagaaaacatttttcgtacataaattaataataattttgttgtaactCCTCAAAgaacaattgaaaacaattattcaaggcataataagaataaagacgtttaaaaaattatcgataatCAAGTAGATATAGGtatgcaaatattaaatgtaaaacaatAGTAAAGATTATTTATATGATGTAATGTTACTTAATAATcttatatacatgtaatataaagtacagaaattattatattaaagtacACTTCAATTCATTGAACCAGGCACATTTAATTTGACACGTTTATTAATTGGATAACtcttttttattgagaaaTCATAATAAAGGTAATTAACGTAagttaattgtattaaataatttatttaaaacaaaattttgaattatttccttttttctatGAGTTCAATGTTTTCTTCGggagataatatttttacaaacttATTGATAGTCATAAATTTGCTCGaagaaatagtaaaattatttaaataatttatcattagttttaatcaaattcgAGGATTATGTCCTGGAATGTCATTATTAGTGTACGTCAGTGGTATCGAATCCTTCATCATcgctgaaattttcacaacTGTGTTGGTGGTACTCACCGATATATTAGGTACGTATGCGACATTTTCAAGCGCCACCTACCAGTACAAGCTAATTAATTAGCCTCTCTGGCACGAACGGGAAGAAGTAATTCGAAACTATCCTGATCTGTTTTACCAATCACTTTTGCAGCCTGAATATATGATcaagatataatataattgcagcgttttaacaatattaatctagcatagaattatttaataagatatatatttaatatacattttactttgtcattacatatataaagtacgctaataataaaatttgattaaatttttaataacaaattccgtattaatataattaattttgtcatatGATCATGATTCCCTGAATTGAAGCTCATGTCCTGATGTCACTTAAAATTGccttttgttaaataattttagatacAATTCtatgtttaatatacatatattctatacatatatatacgtatattcttttcgttgatatttttcatgtatgtgaaatgtaaatacaagAAGGACGCTTCGCGATAGGTCGATTCCTGCGTCAAAGTAAAATGATTTGTATCTTTTCTTgcttaaaaaatttacttttacaaGGGAATCACCTAATAGCAAATCAACATGTATCttagaatttgtaaataatttatattatcgcaaagtcttgttaataatactttttggTAAATAacttaattttgattaaacttgttcctttttataattaaatttttcaatattaatacacgatcaattttctcttttgaatttttatatagtaaAACTCGAGtcacttttattaaaactaaaatgatatttaatgaaacCATGCTAGCACATTCAAATTCTACTAATCGTTGTTTCTAGTTCAGGATTTTCAGATTTAACCCTTCCGTGTTCGTTGCCTGAACTCATTCACGTGCCCAGGTGCTACTTGGATGAGCGAAGGCAATGGGCACGATGACTtagtttgtaaaaataataataatctgtGTGGCGACTGACTCTGCGCtaatgaatcgtgcacgacGTACTTTCCACATGTATGTGTGTTGTTAGGCTGTGGAATTGCGTcgcttgaaaaaattcattacaatATGCTAATCTATGTTTACCCATTGCAATAACATAAAACttctatttattatgaattatcTGCGACGATTGTCCGCATTATCATTTACATACTCCTTTGCTAGGATAATAATCTTTGGAAATGATAATGTAAAGTAgattctcaattttatatatagtaGAATCTATATAGaattatcaataattatatcatcttatagtagcacataaaaatatttatatacatatacacgtaCAAACGCAATGGCCACTAGCCTTTGTCAGTCGATTTCAGGAAACTGGTACGTACCTTTAGAGTGTGAATCTTGTGTATGGTACACTCGGGTGTCGGAGGTGTCCCGGGACATCTCCCTAGTTTAGGTCGCGCCCGAGAGCCTTGATTGAGGATCGTTGAGCGTGTGTGTTGGTGTGATTGTttc
This window contains:
- the LOC128878869 gene encoding zinc finger protein 57-like isoform X2, translated to MLCAKCAYRTDAFYDFKLQVQATEKKLRKMFETQMRWTIKEEVMGNDVEQIYMEQSNELSEVKLLNDKQNLKSMNGVDSSEEFLPEESSITVKGEHVLEIDVSELVEGNSEFNKDDISDLGGIFISKIPREEVDQNKRIKDEIPNEISKILESEHLDYTIMYIPEENVSLEHVNVDNVLSGETEAAIKLENNKKIFEVNCEDEVLNELVDNEEFISTDYIEKTDDTEVIKVCNDKRSWKKREKVNGRNKSKVSLKSNQQEEGSDDSDSDYFVDPKDNILGSLNDTITRIKEIKLEDNTIQYQCTLCLQNYDKLTGVLLHTIDNHVPSSGPFFCVVCEKDCESHRELRAHVKTHTGQFPYSCFICNKAYTMKRYLKRHMVCHTDFPRHRCPKCGLRFKVKSELESHITTHIRGAPYACSQCPRLFNHKGNYKRHLITHLDPQGLHLPKYPCKVCGKRFPNNRTLETHMRVHTGEKPFKCEVCGRSFSQQGNLLNHVRIHSNPRSYTCEVCGKRFNQRATLRDHSLLHTGEKPYICNVCGISFTFSAALRRHMWTHTGGKPFGCEICNARFVGKYDLRRHMTIHTDRPRVKRRKNPNKSNDAQEKVKEENLAIPEHPDTETVLIEEVLLTQDVTQVVRQQESEKENVDALFNLIQYG
- the LOC128878869 gene encoding zinc finger protein 239-like isoform X1; the protein is MSWEISCADMCRACMKVDGVLLPMYDDDTISQKNLPDKLAELTSIQIDRFDGLPNMLCAKCAYRTDAFYDFKLQVQATEKKLRKMFETQMRWTIKEEVMGNDVEQIYMEQSNELSEVKLLNDKQNLKSMNGVDSSEEFLPEESSITVKGEHVLEIDVSELVEGNSEFNKDDISDLGGIFISKIPREEVDQNKRIKDEIPNEISKILESEHLDYTIMYIPEENVSLEHVNVDNVLSGETEAAIKLENNKKIFEVNCEDEVLNELVDNEEFISTDYIEKTDDTEVIKVCNDKRSWKKREKVNGRNKSKVSLKSNQQEEGSDDSDSDYFVDPKDNILGSLNDTITRIKEIKLEDNTIQYQCTLCLQNYDKLTGVLLHTIDNHVPSSGPFFCVVCEKDCESHRELRAHVKTHTGQFPYSCFICNKAYTMKRYLKRHMVCHTDFPRHRCPKCGLRFKVKSELESHITTHIRGAPYACSQCPRLFNHKGNYKRHLITHLDPQGLHLPKYPCKVCGKRFPNNRTLETHMRVHTGEKPFKCEVCGRSFSQQGNLLNHVRIHSNPRSYTCEVCGKRFNQRATLRDHSLLHTGEKPYICNVCGISFTFSAALRRHMWTHTGGKPFGCEICNARFVGKYDLRRHMTIHTDRPRVKRRKNPNKSNDAQEKVKEENLAIPEHPDTETVLIEEVLLTQDVTQVVRQQESEKENVDALFNLIQYG
- the LOC128878869 gene encoding zinc finger protein 660-like isoform X3; this translates as MGNDVEQIYMEQSNELSEVKLLNDKQNLKSMNGVDSSEEFLPEESSITVKGEHVLEIDVSELVEGNSEFNKDDISDLGGIFISKIPREEVDQNKRIKDEIPNEISKILESEHLDYTIMYIPEENVSLEHVNVDNVLSGETEAAIKLENNKKIFEVNCEDEVLNELVDNEEFISTDYIEKTDDTEVIKVCNDKRSWKKREKVNGRNKSKVSLKSNQQEEGSDDSDSDYFVDPKDNILGSLNDTITRIKEIKLEDNTIQYQCTLCLQNYDKLTGVLLHTIDNHVPSSGPFFCVVCEKDCESHRELRAHVKTHTGQFPYSCFICNKAYTMKRYLKRHMVCHTDFPRHRCPKCGLRFKVKSELESHITTHIRGAPYACSQCPRLFNHKGNYKRHLITHLDPQGLHLPKYPCKVCGKRFPNNRTLETHMRVHTGEKPFKCEVCGRSFSQQGNLLNHVRIHSNPRSYTCEVCGKRFNQRATLRDHSLLHTGEKPYICNVCGISFTFSAALRRHMWTHTGGKPFGCEICNARFVGKYDLRRHMTIHTDRPRVKRRKNPNKSNDAQEKVKEENLAIPEHPDTETVLIEEVLLTQDVTQVVRQQESEKENVDALFNLIQYG